A region of Anolis sagrei isolate rAnoSag1 chromosome 2, rAnoSag1.mat, whole genome shotgun sequence DNA encodes the following proteins:
- the LOC132766268 gene encoding zinc finger protein 232-like gives MEVRDRKRTLKIPSRLPSLQGGIHSLDVPLNQNLVTIKKEPESSTGEEWIATDPKESMPHMEDKSVQTLLNIKEEPEASIEEEWIPADPRKSFQKLVAIKKETEEKWSVPHPRDKTRRVKVEGFEDPVTIKKKLRSSTEKRCTPLGPRKSRLHMKVESFEDPVALKREAEPSAEEEWTSTDPGESTLLMEVVEESFEDVASPAQDDSKEKSKTDENEKEAVEESQDWDYDTVYISSEGTYLPKTPLPEGNPNGSERSPPKLSEFERSFLQHLCHTKAEKGPAGENAHKCADCGKTFNFSANLKLHKRFHVKEKPFECLDCGRHFTYKSNLESHQIIHSGEKPFRCDECGRCFSYSWTLQKHQKSHEARRGFVEPKGVPSWIGPRDSYNRGMNAAMRPNTSKPTEAVEFPQLSTFRWSQQGYSVGNK, from the exons AATCTTGTAACTATTAAGAAAGAACCCGAATCTTCCACAGGAGAGGAATGGATTGCAACAGATCCAAAAGAGAGTATGCCGCACATGGAAGACAAGAGTGTTCAGACTCTGTTGAACATTAAGGAGGAGCCCGAGGCGTCCATAGAGGAGGAATGGATCCCAGCAGATCCGAGAAAGAGCTTTCAGAAGCTGGTGGCCATTAAAAAAGAGACCGAGGAGAAATGGAGTGTGCCACATCCAAGAGACAAAACGAGACGCGTGAAAGTGGAGGGTTTTGAGGATCCGGTGACCATCAAGAAAAAGCTCAGGTCTTCCACCGAAAAGCGATGCACCCCACTAGGTCCAAGGAAGAGTCGATTGCACATGAAAGTTGAGAGTTTTGAGGATCCTGTGGCGCTTAAGAGAGAAGCTGAGCCTTCCGCAGAGGAGGAATGGACCTCGACGGATCCCGGAGAGAGCACTCTGCTCATGGAAGTCGTGGAGGAGAGTTTTGAGGACGTTGCCTCTCCAGCTCAAG ATGATTCCAaggagaagagcaaaacagaTGAAAACGAGAAGGAGGCGGttgaagaaagccaggattgggaCTACGATACAGTTTACATTTCTTCCGAAGGGACTTACCTCCCCAAAACCCCGTTACCTGAAGGAAATCCCAACGGAAGCGAGAGAAGCCCGCCAAAGCTTTCTGAGTTTGAACGGAGCTTCCTCCAGCATCTCTGCCACACGAAAGCGGAGAAAGGCCCCGCGGGAGAGAACGCACACAAGTGTGCGGACTGCGGGAAGACCTTCAACTTCAGCGCCAACCTGAAACTGCACAAAAGGTTCCACGTCAAGGAGAAGCCCTTCGAGTGCCTCGACTGCGGGAGGCACTTCACCTACAAGTCGAACCTCGAGTCGCACCAGATCATCCACTCGGGAGAGAAGCCCTTCCGCTGCGACGAATGCGGGCGCTGCTTCAGCTACAGCTGGACCCTCCAGAAGCACCAGAAGTCTCACGAGGCTAGAAGGGGATTCGTAGAACCCAAAGGGGTTCCGTCGTGGATCGGGCCCCGGGATTCGTACAACCGAGGGATGAACGCAGCTATGCGTCCCAACACCAGTAAACCCACCGAAGCAGTAGAGTTTCCACAGCTGTCGACTTTTCGGTGGAGCCAACAGGGCTACTCAGTTGGGAATAAATAA